In a genomic window of Streptomyces koelreuteriae:
- a CDS encoding ABC transporter ATP-binding protein yields MITLSGIRKAYGKTVALDALELDVREGEFFCLLGPSGAGKTTTLKTIAGLEPPDSGTVVLDGKDMRGVEPYDRGVAMCFESYALYPHRSAYDNLASPLRSPRHRLPAAEARQRIGAVAELLGISGLLDRPVGQLSNGQRQRVALGRVLVRPARAFLLDEPLSHLDAKLRQQMRAELKAIGAVQHTTTLYVTHDSVEALALGDRIGVIRDGRIVQTGTREEIWYQPYDTEVARAFGRPRINLLPGVVTESGVRAEGGVELPVRAQASPGTDVLVGLRPRDIALRGDGHELTGTVYVTEVLGRSVEVTVRLGTGEQRVSLVAPRVDAARLRADEPVRLAVRPENLLLFEADRPERPGRRIETRS; encoded by the coding sequence ATGATCACGCTGAGCGGGATACGGAAGGCGTACGGCAAGACCGTCGCGCTCGACGCACTCGAACTGGACGTCAGGGAGGGCGAGTTCTTCTGCTTGTTGGGACCTTCCGGGGCCGGCAAGACGACGACCCTCAAGACCATCGCCGGGCTCGAACCGCCCGACTCCGGCACGGTCGTGCTCGACGGCAAGGACATGCGGGGCGTGGAGCCCTACGACCGGGGCGTGGCCATGTGCTTCGAGAGCTACGCGCTCTACCCGCACCGCTCGGCCTACGACAACCTGGCCTCGCCCCTGCGCTCCCCCCGGCACCGGCTGCCCGCCGCCGAGGCCCGGCAGCGGATCGGCGCGGTCGCCGAACTGCTCGGCATCTCCGGGCTGCTGGACCGTCCGGTGGGCCAGTTGTCCAACGGCCAGCGGCAGCGGGTCGCTCTCGGGCGGGTGCTGGTCCGCCCGGCCCGGGCCTTTCTCCTCGACGAGCCGCTGTCCCACCTGGACGCGAAACTCCGCCAGCAGATGCGGGCCGAGCTGAAGGCGATCGGGGCCGTGCAGCACACGACCACGCTGTACGTCACCCACGACTCCGTCGAGGCGCTGGCGCTCGGCGACCGGATCGGGGTCATCCGGGACGGGCGGATCGTGCAGACGGGCACCCGGGAGGAGATCTGGTACCAGCCGTACGACACGGAGGTCGCGCGGGCCTTCGGGCGGCCCCGGATCAATCTGCTGCCCGGGGTGGTCACGGAGAGCGGGGTGCGGGCCGAGGGCGGGGTCGAGCTGCCGGTCCGGGCCCAGGCCTCGCCCGGCACGGACGTCCTCGTCGGTCTGCGGCCCCGGGACATCGCCCTGCGCGGCGACGGTCATGAACTCACCGGGACCGTGTACGTCACCGAGGTGCTCGGGCGGTCCGTCGAGGTCACCGTCCGGCTCGGGACCGGGGAGCAGCGGGTGTCGCTGGTGGCGCCCCGGGTGGACGCGGCACGCCTTCGGGCGGACGAACCGGTACGGCTCGCGGTCCGGCCTGAGAACCTGCTGCTGTTCGAGGCCGACCGGCCGGAGCGCCCGGGACGACGGATAGAGACACGATCATGA
- a CDS encoding carbohydrate ABC transporter permease, with the protein MRKRLVGWVCDTALILYFVFALFPIAWMVILSLKPTDQLFSTYFSFSPTLDGYRTVLGDSEGIPFVRFFVNSLVVSVGAVALSLVVGLPAAYASARWRFKGSENLMFTLLSFRFAPELTVIIPLFVLYQKLGLFDTYVGMVWVLQLVTLPLIVWIMRSYFADLTPELEQAALLDGYTRKQAFFRVALPLVKPGIAAVSLLAFIFAWNNFVFPLILTSNEAQTVTVGALSFLGGDRPKYNLTAAAALVSVVPPLLLALTIQRYLVRGLSFGAVKS; encoded by the coding sequence ATGAGGAAACGCCTGGTGGGGTGGGTGTGCGACACCGCCCTGATCCTCTACTTCGTCTTCGCGCTGTTCCCCATCGCCTGGATGGTGATCCTGTCGCTGAAGCCGACCGACCAGCTCTTCTCCACCTACTTCTCCTTCTCCCCCACCCTCGACGGCTACCGGACGGTCCTCGGCGACAGCGAGGGCATTCCGTTCGTGCGGTTCTTCGTCAACAGCCTGGTGGTGTCGGTGGGGGCGGTCGCGCTGTCGCTCGTCGTCGGTCTGCCGGCGGCGTACGCCTCGGCGCGGTGGCGGTTCAAGGGCTCCGAGAACCTAATGTTCACGCTGCTGTCGTTCCGCTTCGCACCCGAACTGACCGTGATCATCCCGCTGTTCGTGCTGTACCAGAAGCTCGGCCTGTTCGACACGTACGTCGGCATGGTGTGGGTGCTGCAACTGGTGACGCTGCCGCTGATCGTGTGGATCATGCGGTCCTACTTCGCCGATCTGACACCGGAGTTGGAGCAGGCGGCCCTGCTGGACGGCTACACCCGCAAGCAGGCGTTCTTCCGTGTCGCCCTGCCGCTGGTCAAGCCGGGTATCGCGGCGGTGTCGCTGCTGGCCTTCATCTTCGCCTGGAACAACTTCGTCTTCCCGCTGATCCTCACCTCCAACGAGGCCCAGACGGTGACCGTGGGCGCGCTGTCCTTCCTCGGCGGGGACCGGCCCAAGTACAACCTGACGGCCGCAGCGGCACTCGTCTCCGTCGTACCGCCGCTGCTGCTGGCGCTGACGATCCAGCGGTATCTGGTGCGGGGCCTGTCGTTCGGGGCGGTGAAATCATGA
- a CDS encoding carbohydrate ABC transporter permease: MRLALRPYFLIVPALLLTCGILYPFGLGLYYTLFDFSASKPQPDMVRFENYSTVFTQEAFWNSAWVTVLYAVGAAFVETVLGVAVALLLHRSTLLGRVLEKILILPLMIAPVIAAIIWKLMLQPSVGVVNYLLRPFGLGGVQWTDTPTGALLSSIAVDVWVYTPFVAILALAGLRSLPTSPFEAAAVDGAGWWYTFRRLTLPMLWPYVLVAVIFRFMDSLKVFDIIYALTEGGPGDSTVVLQIRAYLEAIRFQRYSFGISYTIVLWAVVYLAAMVLVKHLGKIQRKAAEVTS, from the coding sequence ATGCGCCTGGCCCTGCGCCCGTACTTCCTGATCGTCCCGGCCCTGCTGCTGACCTGCGGGATCCTCTATCCCTTCGGGCTCGGGCTGTACTACACGCTGTTCGACTTCTCGGCGAGCAAGCCGCAGCCGGACATGGTGCGGTTCGAGAACTACTCGACCGTCTTCACGCAGGAGGCGTTCTGGAACTCGGCGTGGGTGACGGTGCTGTACGCGGTCGGGGCGGCCTTCGTCGAGACCGTGCTCGGGGTGGCCGTCGCCCTGCTGCTGCACCGCTCGACGCTGCTGGGCCGGGTCCTGGAGAAGATCCTGATCCTGCCGCTGATGATCGCCCCGGTGATCGCGGCGATCATCTGGAAGCTGATGCTCCAGCCGTCGGTCGGGGTGGTCAACTACCTGCTGCGGCCCTTCGGTCTCGGCGGGGTGCAGTGGACCGACACCCCGACGGGCGCGCTGCTGTCGTCGATCGCCGTGGACGTGTGGGTGTACACCCCGTTCGTGGCGATCCTCGCCCTCGCCGGTCTGCGGTCGCTGCCCACCTCCCCGTTCGAGGCGGCGGCCGTGGACGGCGCGGGGTGGTGGTACACCTTCCGGCGGCTGACGCTGCCGATGCTGTGGCCGTATGTGCTGGTCGCGGTGATCTTCCGGTTCATGGACTCGCTGAAGGTGTTCGACATCATCTACGCCCTGACGGAGGGCGGGCCGGGTGACTCGACGGTGGTGCTCCAGATCCGGGCGTATCTCGAAGCGATCCGCTTCCAGCGGTACTCCTTCGGGATCAGCTACACGATCGTGCTGTGGGCCGTGGTGTATCTGGCCGCGATGGTGCTGGTGAAGCATCTCGGGAAGATCCAGCGGAAGGCCGCGGAGGTCACCTCATGA